The segment TGCACATGATTGCGTGATCGGCGACTTCGTAACATTCGCTCCCGGTGTCAAGTGCAACGGCAATGTAACCATCGAAGACCACGCCTATATCGGGACCGGCGCCATTATCAAGCAAGGCACCCCAGACAGGCCCATTGTGATTGGCGAAGGGGCTATTGTAGGCATGGGCGCAGTGGTGACTAAAAGCGTGGCCGCAGGATCCGTGGTGGTTGGAAACCCCGCAAAACCACTTCGCAAAGGTCTTGGCAGCTGATGGATCACCCTACCCTTACCTCAGTGCCTATTGAAGAAATTAAAGTTGGGATGAAAGCCAGTTACTCCCAAAAAATATGCGACTCAGATATCAGGGACTTTGCCAGAATCAGCGGCGATCACAATCCTGTACATATTGATAGCGCCTATGCTGCTGAATCACGTTTCGGGAAGCGCATCGCTCACGGCTTGATGTCTGCCGGATTTTTCTCGGCGCTGTTTGGAACACGAATACCTGGCCCAGGTTGTGTTTACGTATCCCAGAACCTTAAATTTATTAAGCCTGTTTACATCGATGACACCGTGACGGCTGAGGTTGAAGTGACTAAAGTTGACCTGGTAAAACATCGTCTTTTCTTCAATACCACTTGTAGAGTGGAGGGAAAAAAAGTAATTACCGGATCGGCAGAAATCTACATCCCAAAAAAGTAGTCTACCCCCCGCATATGCGGGGGAAGTTGGCTCGAACTGTGCCAACTACAACAGCAACATCAGGCCTAGCGCCAACTGTTTAACATCGATAATACCGTGAGCTACAAGTTTCCAGCGAGCACCGTCCATGGCAACAATTACAGTGCCCGCGTTATCAGAACTTGTTGTACCCGCCTGGCCAACAAAATACTCCCCGCCACCACCCACCCAATCACCGTGATATTCAGAACGAAAGCACGCTGATTACGAGTCGGCGAAAGAATGGCGTCTGATTTGATCTTGCCCAGCGAACAGCCCCAACAGGATACCGTGCCGACATTTTGCGTTGAACCCAGGAACATAGCCACCGCGTTATTGGCGTGGCGCAGGGGGGGGGCTGCACGTAGCAGGGGATGATGCGTTCCGGCCCCATACAAACCTCCGTCACGGGTTTCGAGTGGCATTGGTACTGCGAATCCCACTCGTTGATGGTGCAGGTTTTCTTGCGGCGGCCGGCCAGTTCTGCGGCACTGAAGCGCTCAGGCCATGCGCTACCGGCGTAGCAATCGACCAACGTACCGAGCGGTGTAAAAAGGCAATGCCGGTTTTTGTCAGTTGATAATCAACGCCCAGCACCAGCCATCGGGCATGTTTTCCAATACCGGAAAACACAACTTGCTGATCACGAATCTGTCGGAGTTGCGCAAACCGCCCGAAATAATGCGAAAGCAATGTAAAGCTTTGCCTCGGCCGCCTCCAAACCCCAGAAACACAAAAGCCCCGCTTTCGCGAGGCTTTCGTATGAATTTTGGCGGGAAACCAGGGATTCGAACCCTGGGAACGCTATTAACGTTCGCCGGTTTTCAAGACCGGTGCATTCAACCACTCTGCCAATTTCCCGTACTTCAAATGAATCACCGCCAGCGTGCTATTGGAAAGCACCCGGGATAAAAAAATCATGAACCTGTTACAGTCTACGACTTTCAAGACTGCTGCTTTAAAGCAACAAGCCCTACCCCCTACCGTTGTTTCGGGCGCCATAATACCTGAATGAAACACGTTGTCAAACTCTCTTGATCCCTTGTTTCAGAGCCTCTGCTATGATCTTTGCTACTTAACATTTCTAACCACAGGAGTATCGCCATGCGCGAACAGGATTACGCAGTTAATAACAGCGTGCAGGCCGAGCAGCTAGAGGTTAGCCGCGTCCTGCGCAACACGTACGGCTTGCTGGCTCTTACCCTGGCTTTCAGCGGTGTAATGGCTTACGTCTCGCAGCAGATGCGAGTCGGCTACCCAAATATTTTTGTTGTACTCATCGGTTTCTACGGCCTGTTCTTCTTGACGAACAAGCTGCGTGATTCGGCATGGGGCCTGGTGTCCGCCTTTGCCCTGACCGGTTTCATGGGATTCCTGCTGGGCCCGATTCTCAACCGCTACCTGGGCATGCAGGGCGGCGCTGAAGTAGTAAGCTCGGCATTTGCAATGACTGCTCTGGTATTTGGTGGCCTGTCAGCCTACGTGCTGATCACCCGCAAGGACATGAGCTTCCTGGGCGGCTTCATCACTGCCGGCTTCTTTGTTCTGCTGGGCGCGACGCTGGCCAGCTTCTTCTTCCAGGTCAGCGGCCTGCAACTGGCGATCAGCGCAGGTTTTGTATTGTTCTCTTCGGTCTGCATCCTGTTCCAGACCAGCGCCATCATTCATGGCGGCGAGCGCAATTACATCATGGCGACCATCAGCCTGTATGTTTCGATCTACAACCTGTTCATCAGCCTGCTGCAAATTTTCGGCATCATGAGCCGCGACGACTGATCAACAACCGCTACACAAAAGCCCGCTTCGGCGGGCTTTTTGTTGTCTGCTGCAAGCATCTTTGGGCATCTGGCTTTATCATTACCGCAGATTTGCTGACAGAGCCCACCATGAAATTTGCCATTGCCCTTTATTCGGCAGCCCATGCGCCCTCCTCCCGTCGCGCCCTGCGTTTTGCCCAGGCAGCACTGGCGGGCGGCCATGAAATTGTCCGACTGTTCTTTTATCAAGACGGTGTTCACAGTGCTTCGAGCAATATCGTGACGCCCCAGGACGAACAGGACATCGCACAACAATGGGCGACCTTCGTCAGTCAGCATCAGCTCGATGGCGTGGTGTGCATTGCCGCAGCCTTGCGCCGGGGCGTGCTGAATGAAGACGAAGCAACGCGCTATCAGCGCCCGGGGGTCAACCTGAAAGCACCGTGGGAATTGTCCGGACTGGGGCAATTACACGATGCCATTCAATCTGCCGATCGACTGATCTGCTTCGGAGGGCCTTGAAATGCCCAAGTCACTGTT is part of the Pseudomonas sp. ML2-2023-3 genome and harbors:
- a CDS encoding MaoC/PaaZ C-terminal domain-containing protein, translated to MDHPTLTSVPIEEIKVGMKASYSQKICDSDIRDFARISGDHNPVHIDSAYAAESRFGKRIAHGLMSAGFFSALFGTRIPGPGCVYVSQNLKFIKPVYIDDTVTAEVEVTKVDLVKHRLFFNTTCRVEGKKVITGSAEIYIPKK
- a CDS encoding Bax inhibitor-1/YccA family protein, giving the protein MREQDYAVNNSVQAEQLEVSRVLRNTYGLLALTLAFSGVMAYVSQQMRVGYPNIFVVLIGFYGLFFLTNKLRDSAWGLVSAFALTGFMGFLLGPILNRYLGMQGGAEVVSSAFAMTALVFGGLSAYVLITRKDMSFLGGFITAGFFVLLGATLASFFFQVSGLQLAISAGFVLFSSVCILFQTSAIIHGGERNYIMATISLYVSIYNLFISLLQIFGIMSRDD
- the tusD gene encoding sulfurtransferase complex subunit TusD is translated as MKFAIALYSAAHAPSSRRALRFAQAALAGGHEIVRLFFYQDGVHSASSNIVTPQDEQDIAQQWATFVSQHQLDGVVCIAAALRRGVLNEDEATRYQRPGVNLKAPWELSGLGQLHDAIQSADRLICFGGP